From Rudanella lutea DSM 19387, a single genomic window includes:
- a CDS encoding sulfatase — protein sequence MKFYKYLSVLLLIAVTLSAFLAQKRPERKTQTTAPGKPNVILILVDDLGWTDLGAYGSDLYQTPNVDALAKDGIRFTDAYSACTVCSPTRASLMTGKYPARLHCTDWIAGHKKPYAKLQVPDWTMYLADSEYTLAEAMKDNGYTTAHIGKWHLGEAEKNWPERHGFDLNLAGWSAGSPVANGGKGYFSPYANPRLTDGPAGEYLTERLADEAAQFIRTNKDKPFFLNYWLYQVHTPLQAKKEKIEKYKALVKAGNHHINPTYAAMVEHMDEALGKVVRTLKETGQYENTILIFYSDNGGLRGNYENGRKTVTDNFPLRSGKGDVFEGGVRVPLIISWPAKIKADRESNVPAISPDIYPTVLSLTGGKVKPSLQPVLDGVDLSGLLLANKTPNRKAIFWHYPHYHLEGAKPYSAVRMGDWKLVEVFEQDSLQLFNLKQDIGETRNLANTNPAKTKELHNALIAWRKQVGAQMPTKNPNHDPAKEETWGSAKGATGAGSDKNKNE from the coding sequence ATGAAGTTTTACAAATACCTATCCGTACTGCTGCTGATAGCCGTTACACTTTCGGCGTTTCTGGCGCAGAAGCGACCTGAACGTAAAACCCAAACTACCGCTCCGGGCAAACCCAACGTGATTCTTATTCTGGTGGATGATCTGGGTTGGACAGATCTGGGAGCCTACGGTAGCGATTTATACCAAACCCCAAATGTGGATGCGCTGGCAAAAGACGGCATTCGGTTTACGGATGCTTATTCGGCCTGCACCGTGTGCTCGCCTACGCGGGCCAGCCTGATGACGGGCAAATACCCGGCGCGGCTCCACTGCACCGACTGGATTGCCGGACACAAGAAACCCTATGCCAAACTACAGGTCCCCGACTGGACCATGTACCTCGCCGACAGTGAATATACCCTGGCCGAAGCCATGAAAGATAACGGCTACACAACCGCCCATATCGGTAAATGGCATTTGGGCGAGGCCGAAAAAAACTGGCCCGAACGGCATGGGTTCGACCTCAATCTGGCGGGCTGGAGCGCCGGCTCACCCGTAGCCAATGGAGGAAAGGGATACTTCAGCCCGTATGCCAACCCGCGACTCACAGATGGACCTGCGGGCGAGTACCTGACCGAACGTTTAGCCGATGAAGCGGCTCAGTTTATCCGGACGAACAAAGACAAACCGTTCTTTCTGAATTACTGGCTCTATCAGGTGCATACGCCCTTGCAGGCCAAAAAGGAGAAAATCGAAAAATACAAAGCGCTGGTAAAAGCCGGGAACCACCACATTAACCCGACGTATGCCGCGATGGTTGAGCACATGGACGAAGCACTGGGCAAGGTGGTGCGTACGTTGAAGGAAACCGGGCAGTACGAGAACACCATCCTCATTTTTTATTCCGACAATGGCGGGTTGCGGGGTAATTACGAAAATGGACGTAAAACCGTTACCGACAACTTTCCGCTGAGGTCGGGGAAGGGCGATGTGTTTGAGGGGGGCGTGCGCGTGCCGCTGATTATTAGCTGGCCCGCCAAAATCAAGGCCGACCGCGAGAGCAACGTGCCAGCCATATCGCCCGATATTTATCCGACGGTGCTGAGCCTGACGGGCGGCAAAGTCAAACCGAGCCTGCAACCGGTGCTCGACGGTGTTGACCTGAGTGGCCTGCTGCTGGCAAATAAGACACCCAACCGCAAGGCCATTTTCTGGCACTACCCACACTACCATCTGGAAGGGGCCAAACCTTACAGCGCCGTCCGGATGGGCGACTGGAAACTGGTTGAGGTGTTTGAGCAGGACTCGCTACAACTGTTCAATTTGAAACAGGACATCGGCGAAACCCGGAATCTGGCAAACACCAACCCGGCCAAAACAAAGGAATTACACAACGCCCTGATTGCCTGGCGCAAGCAGGTTGGCGCCCAGATGCCGACAAAAAACCCGAACCATGATCCGGCCAAAGAAGAGACCTGGGGCAGTGCCAAAGGCGCGACGGGAGCCGGGTCAGACAAAAACAAAAACGAGTAA